The Myxococcota bacterium region ATGCCCGCGTTCGGGAGTAACTGGCGGAGCTTGGGCATGGCTTCGACGCCGCCCATCACGGGCATCTCGACGTCGAGCAGGATCAGGTCGGGGCGCAGCTCGGCGGCCTTGGCGATCGCGTCCTTGCCGTCGCCCGCCGTGCCCACGCAAGCTAGGTCGGGCATCTCGCGGAGACACCCCTGCACCAAGCTGCGGTAGATCGCGCTGTCGTCGACGATGAGAACCTTGAGCGTCTCGGCCATGCCTACTCCGTGTCGCCGAGCCGCAAGAGCGCGCTCGGATCGACGATGCGAATCACTTGATCTTTGAGCTGCACCACCGCGGCCAACAGATGGTCGTTCTTCCCGGACTGATCGGGCGGAGCCGGGGCGATCTGATCTTCCGAAACCGTGATCACGTCCGAGATGCGATCGACCCAGAAGCCCGCCAGCTCGTCGTTGGTGGCCAGATCGCCGAGCCCCAGGCTCGCCAGGTCCGAGTTGGTCTTCAGGATCACGAGCCGCGTGCTCTTCTTCTGCTCGCGCGCGGGGTAGCCGAGCCGGACGGCGGGATCGATCACCGTCACGATCTGTCC contains the following coding sequences:
- a CDS encoding chemotaxis protein CheW; translated protein: MNATGSLERRYCTFYLGDECYGIDILTVREINRQVQITPARGAPAAVRGLMNLRGQIVTVIDPAVRLGYPAREQKKSTRLVILKTNSDLASLGLGDLATNDELAGFWVDRISDVITVSEDQIAPAPPDQSGKNDHLLAAVVQLKDQVIRIVDPSALLRLGDTE